A stretch of DNA from Sulfurospirillum tamanense:
ATCGGTGTATTGGCTTTGTTTGCTTACTTCCCAGTCATTATTATCTTTTTCTTGGGCATTTTTCGCAAACCACTCATCGACGAGGGTCCTTTTGGCTTCTTGGCGCCTTTGGCAGACATTGCTAAAAACCAAGCCAAGCTTCTTGAAGTAATTACCCTTGTCTTAGCAGTAGGTGTTGGTGCATACACTGGCTTCTTGCTTTCCGCAATGAATTCGTATCCACTACTTAACACACCAACCTTGCCATTGCTTTTCTTGGCTTCTGGTATTTCAGCGGGCATTTCTGCCAACCTTATCGTAGGGCTTGTATTCTTTAAAAGCACTACCGGTGAAGAAAATGTCAGCTACTTGCACGGCCTTGACTTTAAAGTCATTCTAGCCGAAATGTTCATCTTGGTTGCCCTTTTTAGCGGCATGTACTACCAAGGTGGTGCAGCAGCTAGTGTTGCCGCAGCGGCACTCACTACAGGTGGCTTTGCAACCTTGTTTTGGGTAGGTGTTTTTGGGGTTGGTCTTGCGGCTCCAGTAGGCTTAAATATCGTCATGCCTCACAGCGTGAAA
This window harbors:
- the nrfD gene encoding NrfD/PsrC family molybdoenzyme membrane anchor subunit produces the protein MSPMWGSTVQYGGIVWPWPIAVYLFLAGLSAGAIISAIVIKWMKGNDSSPWDGIIKAGAILAPVTIGAGLLLLIVDLTRPLHFWKLLINYNFGSMMTIGVLALFAYFPVIIIFFLGIFRKPLIDEGPFGFLAPLADIAKNQAKLLEVITLVLAVGVGAYTGFLLSAMNSYPLLNTPTLPLLFLASGISAGISANLIVGLVFFKSTTGEENVSYLHGLDFKVILAEMFILVALFSGMYYQGGAAASVAAAALTTGGFATLFWVGVFGVGLAAPVGLNIVMPHSVKHSTAFIIFNAFLVLAGVMALRFYILYAGQTFVG